The Pogona vitticeps strain Pit_001003342236 chromosome 6, PviZW2.1, whole genome shotgun sequence genome contains a region encoding:
- the LOC110086423 gene encoding cardiotrophin-2 — MCLSLASSLLAVGVALIHMVSPEPGSCANATITQTYNLVRLMQANTTVLLNTYLSHQGSPFSEPGFFNTGRVHYDGVPTIAIHFLEWRSMTDMERLGQNYRVYSIFFEFLQLIWDDQLEINPYETELLEMLKATQLHIKGLLSNLTGIMCSLGSPPTPLTDPLMMKVTEADTFEKKFRGSVVCYRYRQWVDRTVRDFSLLQNKYRS; from the exons ATGTGCCTTTCCTTGG cCAGCAGCCTCTTGGCCGTCGGTGTAGCCCTGATCCACATGGTTTCTCCTGAGCCTGGCTCTTGCGCCAACGCAACGATTACCCAGACCTACAACCTGGTCCGCTTGATGCAAGCCAACACTACGGTCCTCCTGAACACCTAT CTTAGTCATCAAGGTAGCCCATTTAGTGAACCTGGCTTCTTCAACACAGGACGAGTACACTATGACGGTGTGCCAACTATTGCGATCCATTTCCTGGAATGGCGGAGCATGACCGACATGGAACGCCTGGGCCAGAACTATAGAGTTTATAGCATCTTCTTTGAGTTTCTGCAGCTGATTTGGGATGACCAGTTAGAGATCAACCCCTATGAGACTGAACTTCTAGAGATGCTGAAGGCCACCCAGCTGCATATCAAGGGCCTGCTCAGCAACCTGACAGGCATCATGTGCTCCTTAGGTTCTCCACCCACGCCCCTAACGGACCCGCTCATGATGAAGGTTACAGAAGCTGACACTTTTGAGAAGAAATTTCGAGGATCTGTGGTGTGTTACAGGTACAGGCAGTGGGTTGACCGGACTGTTCGAGACTTCTCCCTTCTTCAGAACAAATATCGAAGTTAA